The following proteins come from a genomic window of Paenibacillus swuensis:
- a CDS encoding sulfate/molybdate ABC transporter ATP-binding protein, producing the protein MHIEVRGLDKSFGNFHAVKDVSFSIEKGRLIGLLGPSGGGKTSILRMLAGLETPTSGEIYFHGKQVNNLPPQERGIGFVFQNYALFKHMTVAENIAFGLKVQKKKKADITARVQELVELTGLKGFEQRYPNQLSGGQRQRVAFARALAPEPQLLLLDEPFAAIDAKIRSELRTWLKDIIERVGITAIFVTHDQEEAIEVADEIMIINHGKLEQKGTPWEIYKQPQTPFVASFVGESTFLDDISNLRGFEDAGDWEGTKALIRPEYIEIGKPSEFALASATEQGKIKHIHFRGSEWKVEVEVGAYNLTTYRSLEKDVLQPGEDVQVLVHRAYLFNDEDSWIMENRLKEDPMPVHI; encoded by the coding sequence ATGCACATTGAGGTACGCGGTTTAGATAAGAGTTTCGGCAATTTTCACGCCGTCAAGGACGTAAGTTTCTCGATCGAGAAGGGGCGCTTGATCGGTCTTCTGGGTCCCAGCGGCGGAGGCAAGACCTCCATTCTGCGCATGTTGGCCGGCTTGGAAACGCCGACGTCCGGCGAGATCTACTTTCACGGTAAGCAGGTGAACAATCTGCCTCCGCAAGAGCGCGGAATCGGCTTCGTATTCCAGAACTACGCGTTGTTCAAACATATGACAGTCGCTGAGAATATCGCCTTCGGACTTAAGGTTCAGAAGAAGAAGAAAGCCGACATTACGGCTCGTGTGCAAGAACTGGTGGAGCTGACAGGGTTGAAAGGCTTCGAGCAACGCTACCCGAACCAACTGTCCGGCGGACAGCGTCAGCGTGTGGCTTTCGCTCGCGCATTGGCTCCGGAACCGCAGCTGTTGCTGCTCGATGAGCCCTTTGCGGCCATTGACGCCAAGATTCGTTCCGAGCTGCGCACCTGGTTGAAAGACATTATCGAGCGTGTGGGCATCACTGCGATCTTCGTTACCCATGACCAAGAGGAAGCCATTGAAGTGGCGGATGAAATCATGATCATTAATCATGGCAAGTTGGAGCAGAAGGGCACCCCTTGGGAGATTTACAAGCAGCCGCAAACGCCGTTCGTAGCAAGTTTCGTGGGCGAATCCACATTCCTGGATGACATCTCGAATCTTCGCGGTTTTGAAGATGCGGGCGATTGGGAAGGAACGAAGGCATTAATCCGGCCTGAATATATTGAAATCGGCAAGCCGTCCGAATTCGCGCTAGCCTCCGCAACGGAGCAAGGAAAGATTAAGCATATTCATTTCCGCGGCAGCGAATGGAAAGTGGAAGTGGAGGTAGGCGCATACAACCTGACCACCTACCGTTCCTTGGAGAAAGATGTGCTTCAGCCGGGCGAGGATGTTCAAGTGCTCGTGCATCGAGCTTACCTGTTCAACGATGAAGACAGCTGGATTATGGAGAATCGGTTGAAGGAAGACCCGATGCCTGTGCATATCTAG
- a CDS encoding sporulation protein, with the protein MSFFNRMLASIGIGNAKVDTRLATSQLTPGALVEGTVHIEGGNVEQQIDTIYLHLMTQYIRESNDHKVTETATIAKFKVAQGFTLNPQEKRDIPFTFTLPLETPLTLGRTPVWIRTGLDVQSAVDPTDNDHVEVVPQANVKTVLEAMTDLGFMLRAAKNEYNRRYQGRLPFVQEFEYYPSGAYRGKLDEIDLIFFPSENGVEVVIEVDRKARGLASFLEEAMDMDERKQKVYFTNQELAQGTSAVGRKLEEIIRLHAN; encoded by the coding sequence ATGTCATTTTTTAACCGTATGCTAGCAAGTATTGGAATTGGGAACGCGAAAGTTGATACTCGCTTGGCTACATCGCAGCTAACGCCGGGTGCGTTAGTGGAAGGAACGGTACACATAGAGGGCGGCAATGTGGAACAACAAATCGACACCATCTATCTGCACCTGATGACGCAGTATATTCGTGAATCTAATGATCATAAAGTAACGGAAACGGCTACAATAGCCAAATTTAAAGTGGCGCAGGGATTCACTTTAAATCCACAGGAGAAACGAGACATTCCTTTCACATTCACTCTGCCGTTGGAAACTCCGCTGACCCTGGGACGCACGCCTGTCTGGATTCGTACCGGACTGGATGTGCAAAGCGCTGTGGATCCTACGGATAACGATCATGTTGAAGTGGTGCCCCAAGCGAATGTGAAGACGGTGCTGGAAGCCATGACCGACTTGGGATTTATGCTTCGTGCTGCGAAGAATGAATATAATCGTCGTTACCAAGGCCGCTTGCCTTTCGTGCAAGAATTCGAGTACTATCCTAGCGGTGCTTATCGGGGCAAGTTGGATGAGATTGATCTGATTTTTTTTCCAAGTGAAAACGGCGTCGAGGTCGTAATCGAGGTGGATCGCAAAGCTCGCGGCTTGGCAAGCTTCCTGGAAGAGGCCATGGATATGGATGAACGGAAACAGAAGGTTTACTTCACCAACCAGGAATTGGCTCAAGGAACATCGGCTGTAGGCAGAAAACTTGAAGAAATTATTCGCTTACACGCGAATTAA
- a CDS encoding TetR/AcrR family transcriptional regulator, producing MARKAVDQELSRFRIMEVARNLFATKGYREVSMRCIGQELGYSHGSLYYHFKDKAELFCALVAQDYILLNKLLSDVLTEAPEQGMTRLEMIMLKFIRFGLEYPNHYEIMFLIADADLKKYSEPEQRLLYERFSSLVWEASGRTCDKANNYAYYLFLSMHGFVTHHVHGTIPYDQIELTAREHVKFLCRGLS from the coding sequence TTGGCCAGAAAGGCAGTGGATCAGGAACTAAGCAGGTTTCGCATCATGGAAGTGGCGCGTAATTTATTCGCCACCAAAGGCTACAGGGAAGTATCAATGCGCTGTATCGGGCAGGAGCTGGGATACAGTCACGGGTCTCTTTATTATCACTTCAAGGACAAGGCGGAGCTGTTCTGCGCGCTTGTAGCTCAAGACTATATCCTGCTCAACAAGTTGCTGTCGGATGTGCTGACGGAAGCGCCCGAGCAAGGCATGACCCGGCTTGAGATGATCATGCTGAAGTTCATCCGGTTTGGACTGGAGTACCCAAATCATTATGAAATCATGTTCTTGATCGCGGATGCCGACCTTAAGAAATATTCGGAACCGGAGCAGCGCCTATTGTATGAAAGATTCTCTTCTTTGGTATGGGAAGCCTCAGGACGTACATGTGATAAGGCCAATAATTATGCATATTATTTATTCCTGTCCATGCACGGATTTGTAACGCATCATGTTCACGGCACGATCCCATATGATCAGATTGAGCTGACCGCCCGGGAGCATGTGAAATTTCTGTGCAGAGGTCTGTCCTAA
- a CDS encoding YigZ family protein, translated as MLHQYKTVLQQGEQEIIIKKSRFIGQAKPVETEEDALQFIEEIKKKHWNATHNCSAYLIGERDQFQKASDDGEPNGTAGKPILEVMKHQGLKNTVIVVTRYFGGIMLGAGGLVRAYTDGAVAAIEAAGPIEMVLHQEVRVEVEYTWLGKLENELRNRGVRTGETEFTDKVMISCLPLAEDTDAFCAWMTDLTQGQGALTKGAIKYFYT; from the coding sequence ATGCTGCACCAATACAAAACTGTGTTACAACAAGGAGAACAAGAAATCATCATTAAGAAATCCCGTTTCATCGGACAAGCTAAACCGGTTGAGACCGAGGAAGACGCGCTCCAATTCATTGAGGAGATCAAGAAGAAGCATTGGAATGCAACCCACAACTGCTCGGCCTATCTAATCGGCGAACGGGATCAGTTTCAGAAGGCCTCCGACGATGGCGAACCAAACGGAACCGCAGGCAAGCCGATCCTTGAAGTTATGAAGCATCAGGGATTGAAGAATACCGTCATTGTGGTCACAAGGTACTTTGGCGGTATTATGCTGGGAGCCGGAGGGCTGGTACGCGCCTATACCGACGGAGCTGTGGCCGCAATTGAAGCCGCGGGGCCGATTGAGATGGTATTGCATCAGGAGGTAAGGGTAGAAGTGGAATACACGTGGCTGGGTAAATTGGAGAATGAGCTGAGGAATCGCGGCGTCCGAACAGGGGAAACAGAGTTCACCGATAAGGTCATGATTTCATGTCTGCCGCTCGCCGAGGATACGGATGCTTTCTGTGCGTGGATGACCGATTTGACACAAGGACAAGGCGCGCTGACGAAGGGAGCTATAAAATATTTTTATACATAA
- a CDS encoding glucose-6-phosphate isomerase, producing MSSTIQFDYSKALSFIGQHEVDYLTDQVKAAHDQLHNGTGAGSDYLGWVNLPSAYDKEEFGRIQASAKKIQGDSDVLIVVGIGGSYLGARAALEMLSHSFYNVLTKEQRKTPEIYFAGNNISSTYITHLLQAIEGKDFSVNVISKSGTTTEPAIAFRIFRELLEKKYGKEEARKRIYATTDKAKGALKTLADAEGYETFVIPDDVGGRYSVLTAVGLLPIATAGIDVESMMKGAADAEKEYANPNLAENQAYQYAAVRNALYRKGKAIEILVNYEPSMHYVSEWWKQLFGESEGKDGKGIYPASVDFSADLHSMGQFIQEGTRNLFETVIQIDKVNEQIQIGTDSENLDGLNFLSGETMDFVNKKAFQGTMLAHTDGGVPNLIVTLPDFSPYSFGYMVYFFEKACGISCYLMGVNPFDQPGVEAYKKNMFALLGKPGFEKEKAELESRLNQ from the coding sequence ATGTCATCAACAATTCAATTCGACTATAGCAAGGCTTTGTCTTTCATTGGACAACACGAGGTGGATTACCTTACCGACCAAGTGAAAGCGGCTCATGATCAATTACATAACGGAACAGGCGCAGGCAGTGACTACCTAGGGTGGGTTAACCTGCCTTCGGCTTACGATAAGGAAGAATTCGGACGTATCCAAGCTTCGGCCAAGAAAATTCAAGGCGATTCCGATGTGTTAATCGTAGTGGGTATCGGAGGCTCTTATCTGGGCGCGCGGGCTGCGTTGGAAATGCTGTCTCACTCGTTCTATAACGTATTGACTAAAGAGCAGCGCAAGACGCCGGAGATTTATTTTGCGGGAAACAATATTTCCTCGACTTATATTACACATCTTCTTCAAGCAATTGAAGGCAAGGATTTCTCGGTGAATGTCATTTCCAAATCCGGAACGACCACGGAACCGGCGATCGCATTCCGTATTTTTCGTGAATTGCTCGAGAAGAAATACGGTAAAGAAGAAGCGCGTAAAAGGATCTATGCCACTACGGACAAGGCTAAAGGCGCGTTGAAGACTTTGGCGGATGCGGAAGGCTACGAAACGTTCGTGATTCCGGATGATGTGGGCGGCAGATACTCGGTGCTAACGGCGGTAGGCCTTCTGCCGATTGCAACAGCGGGTATCGACGTCGAATCGATGATGAAGGGCGCGGCGGACGCGGAGAAAGAGTACGCGAACCCGAATCTTGCGGAAAACCAGGCTTACCAATATGCTGCGGTACGAAACGCGTTGTATCGCAAAGGCAAAGCGATTGAAATCCTTGTAAATTACGAGCCATCGATGCATTATGTATCGGAATGGTGGAAGCAACTCTTCGGTGAGAGTGAAGGCAAGGACGGCAAAGGGATCTATCCTGCTTCGGTTGATTTCTCCGCAGATCTGCATTCCATGGGTCAATTCATCCAGGAAGGTACGCGTAACCTGTTCGAAACGGTAATCCAGATTGATAAGGTCAACGAGCAGATACAGATCGGGACTGATTCCGAGAATCTGGACGGCCTGAACTTCCTGAGCGGCGAAACAATGGATTTTGTCAACAAAAAAGCTTTCCAGGGAACGATGCTCGCGCATACGGACGGCGGCGTGCCGAACCTGATCGTGACATTACCTGATTTCTCCCCGTACTCCTTCGGGTACATGGTATACTTCTTCGAGAAAGCATGCGGAATCAGCTGTTATCTGATGGGCGTGAATCCGTTTGACCAACCGGGAGTTGAAGCTTATAAGAAGAATATGTTCGCCTTGCTGGGCAAACCGGGCTTTGAGAAAGAGAAAGCGGAGCTGGAGTCCAGACTGAATCAATAA
- a CDS encoding NAD(P)-binding domain-containing protein encodes MKTIGFIGLGTMGKPMAANLIKKGYAVIVYNRTMDKAAELVELGAETAANPSEIAKLSDVIITMVSNDASLEQVIFGPEGIIHGIRSGTAVIDCSTVSPTLSRRIASELGEHFVGFLDAPVTGSKPAAIDGTLLFMVGGDNAVLDAQQDVFGTLGSRIIHMGPSGSGSYAKLAHNTIVGINNAAFAEGMMLAAQAGLDPEKFLQVVRLGSAGSKAAELKGNKIIERDFSTQFSLALMLKDLKLAASLTNELRMPSPLLDSAKNLFQMADSKGYSEDDLCSVVRVYEEWTNNEIQTIQTATNPTTQDAETAAELAPERRRSSRLQLNIQLQISVYQWEQEGAFKGQTIEGTLVDLSNSGLQILSSFPLAEDMFIVIHFPKEADLPPVTGKIIRADHQEDQFRYGCMLTGLPPHTRLKLEYYIERQLSL; translated from the coding sequence TTGAAAACAATCGGTTTTATCGGGTTAGGCACCATGGGTAAACCTATGGCAGCCAATCTTATCAAAAAGGGATATGCGGTCATAGTCTATAACCGCACCATGGACAAAGCGGCGGAGTTAGTCGAGTTAGGCGCTGAAACGGCGGCAAACCCGTCTGAAATCGCCAAGCTGTCCGATGTCATCATCACAATGGTTAGCAACGATGCATCGTTGGAGCAGGTCATTTTCGGGCCGGAAGGGATCATTCACGGCATCCGAAGCGGAACTGCCGTAATTGATTGCAGTACGGTATCCCCAACGCTAAGCCGGCGCATCGCGTCCGAACTCGGGGAACATTTCGTCGGATTTCTAGACGCTCCCGTAACGGGCAGTAAACCTGCCGCCATTGACGGGACCCTTCTATTCATGGTCGGCGGCGATAACGCAGTTTTGGATGCCCAGCAGGATGTCTTCGGAACTCTTGGTTCCCGGATCATTCATATGGGACCTTCCGGCTCCGGTTCTTATGCCAAGCTAGCTCATAACACTATTGTAGGCATCAACAACGCCGCATTTGCAGAAGGCATGATGTTGGCTGCACAAGCCGGGTTAGATCCTGAGAAATTTCTGCAGGTTGTGCGTCTGGGCTCCGCGGGAAGTAAAGCGGCTGAGCTTAAAGGCAACAAAATCATTGAACGTGATTTCAGCACACAATTCTCACTTGCCTTGATGTTGAAAGATTTGAAGTTGGCCGCGAGTCTAACGAATGAGTTGCGTATGCCGTCTCCCTTGTTGGATTCAGCCAAGAACTTGTTCCAGATGGCGGACAGCAAGGGCTACAGCGAAGATGATCTTTGTTCGGTAGTACGTGTCTATGAAGAATGGACCAATAACGAGATTCAAACGATCCAGACGGCCACAAATCCGACGACGCAAGATGCCGAAACGGCTGCGGAACTTGCACCCGAACGACGTCGCAGCTCAAGGCTGCAGTTGAATATCCAGCTTCAGATCTCAGTATACCAGTGGGAACAGGAAGGGGCATTTAAAGGTCAGACGATCGAAGGCACCCTTGTGGATCTCTCCAATTCAGGTTTACAAATTCTATCTTCCTTCCCGCTTGCGGAAGATATGTTCATTGTTATTCATTTTCCTAAAGAAGCCGATTTACCGCCTGTTACGGGCAAAATCATTCGCGCCGACCATCAAGAGGATCAATTCCGGTACGGCTGTATGCTCACAGGCTTGCCGCCGCATACCCGCCTTAAACTGGAGTATTATATTGAACGACAACTTAGCTTGTAA
- the ppnP gene encoding pyrimidine/purine nucleoside phosphorylase, translated as MSQFENVTVVKKANVYFDGKVTSRTVLFADGSKKTLGVMMPGEYEFGADVQEIMEILGGELKVLLAGDSEWITFNGSGEFIVPAKTSFKLNVLTVTDYCCSYVV; from the coding sequence TTGTCACAATTTGAGAATGTAACGGTTGTCAAGAAAGCGAATGTGTATTTTGACGGGAAAGTAACCAGCCGCACGGTTCTATTCGCGGACGGATCCAAGAAAACGCTGGGTGTGATGATGCCGGGCGAATATGAATTCGGTGCGGATGTGCAGGAGATTATGGAAATCCTGGGCGGGGAGCTGAAGGTATTGCTTGCCGGCGATAGCGAGTGGATCACCTTTAACGGTTCAGGAGAGTTCATCGTTCCGGCCAAGACGTCTTTTAAATTGAACGTGCTTACCGTGACGGATTACTGTTGTTCTTATGTAGTGTAA
- the tkt gene encoding transketolase: MTATNKSIGQLSIDTIRTLSIDAIEKAKSGHPGMPMGSAPMAYELYSNFMKHNPDQPLWINRDRFVLSAGHGSMLLYSLLHLSGYDLPLEELKNFRQWGSLTPGHPEWHHTAGVDATTGPLGQGIAMAVGMAMAEAQLSAVYNTDKHSVIDHFTYSICGDGDLMEGISSEAASLAGHLKLGKLVVLYDSNDISLDGELNLSFSENVAQRFEAYGWHVLRVEDGNDLDALNKAIADARAESGKPTLIEVKTVIGYGSPNKGGKGGHAGPHGSPLGVEETKLTKEFYGWTSEEPFFIPEEVKGHFAELKSKGINAYEQWTALVQEYTSANPELGAQFQAAVNGELPEGWDAELPRYTTEDKPVSTRVASGNALNGIAKNYPALVGGSADLESSTMTNMKGLPVFTAQNYAGRNIYFGVREFGMAAAMNGIMLHGGLKVYGGTFFVFTDYLRPAVRLASIMKLPVIYVLTHDSIAVGEDGPTHEPIEQLASIRIIPGLTVLRPADANETSAAWQYAVANKENPVALVLTRQNLPILEGTSDYANLAKGAYVVSDAKAGKPQAQIIATGSEVQLAVAAQAALAEQGIQVRVISMPSMDLFDKQSKEYKDSIILPDVKARLAVEMAHPFGWDRFVGDGGSVLGIETFGASAPGDRVIKEYGFTVENVVAKVKELL; encoded by the coding sequence ATGACCGCTACCAACAAATCGATCGGACAACTATCTATCGATACGATCCGTACCTTGTCGATTGACGCTATTGAGAAAGCCAAATCCGGACATCCGGGTATGCCGATGGGTTCCGCTCCTATGGCGTATGAACTGTATTCCAACTTCATGAAACACAATCCGGATCAACCGCTATGGATTAACCGCGACCGCTTCGTACTGTCTGCGGGACACGGCTCCATGTTGCTTTACAGTTTGCTTCACCTTTCCGGTTATGACCTGCCATTGGAAGAACTTAAGAACTTCCGCCAATGGGGTAGTCTGACACCGGGTCACCCGGAATGGCATCATACGGCAGGTGTGGACGCCACTACAGGTCCTTTGGGACAAGGAATTGCAATGGCCGTAGGTATGGCGATGGCGGAAGCGCAATTGTCCGCTGTATATAATACGGACAAGCATTCCGTTATTGATCACTTTACGTATTCCATTTGCGGCGACGGCGATTTGATGGAAGGGATATCCTCGGAAGCGGCATCCTTGGCCGGACACCTGAAACTGGGTAAGCTGGTCGTTCTTTATGACTCCAACGACATCTCTCTTGACGGTGAGCTGAATCTTTCATTCTCCGAGAATGTCGCTCAACGCTTTGAAGCTTACGGTTGGCATGTTCTCCGCGTAGAAGACGGCAACGATCTTGACGCTCTTAATAAGGCCATTGCCGACGCGAGGGCTGAATCCGGTAAGCCAACTCTGATTGAAGTAAAGACCGTCATAGGTTACGGCTCTCCGAACAAAGGCGGCAAAGGCGGACACGCGGGACCTCACGGATCTCCGCTGGGTGTGGAAGAAACGAAACTGACGAAGGAATTTTACGGCTGGACTTCCGAAGAGCCGTTCTTTATTCCCGAAGAGGTTAAAGGCCACTTTGCCGAGTTAAAATCCAAAGGAATCAACGCATACGAACAATGGACCGCTTTGGTTCAAGAATATACATCGGCTAATCCTGAGCTTGGCGCGCAATTCCAAGCGGCAGTCAACGGAGAGTTGCCGGAGGGCTGGGATGCCGAGCTTCCCCGCTACACGACGGAAGACAAGCCGGTTTCCACACGTGTGGCTTCCGGTAACGCGTTGAACGGGATCGCTAAGAACTACCCGGCGCTTGTAGGCGGATCTGCAGATTTGGAAAGCTCTACAATGACGAACATGAAAGGCTTGCCGGTCTTTACTGCCCAAAATTATGCGGGTCGTAATATTTACTTCGGCGTTCGCGAGTTTGGAATGGCGGCAGCCATGAACGGCATCATGCTCCACGGCGGTCTTAAAGTTTACGGCGGAACGTTCTTCGTCTTTACGGATTACCTCCGTCCGGCGGTACGTCTGGCTTCCATTATGAAGCTGCCTGTTATTTATGTGCTGACGCATGACAGCATCGCCGTCGGCGAAGACGGTCCGACCCATGAGCCAATTGAACAATTGGCATCCATCCGGATCATTCCGGGCTTGACAGTGCTGCGTCCGGCGGATGCGAACGAAACTTCCGCGGCATGGCAATACGCTGTGGCCAACAAAGAAAATCCGGTGGCATTGGTGCTTACCCGTCAGAACCTGCCGATCCTGGAAGGCACTTCGGACTATGCGAACCTGGCGAAAGGCGCCTACGTTGTTAGTGATGCCAAAGCAGGCAAGCCGCAAGCGCAAATTATCGCAACAGGTTCCGAGGTTCAATTGGCGGTGGCAGCTCAAGCCGCGCTGGCTGAGCAAGGCATCCAGGTTCGCGTCATCTCCATGCCAAGTATGGATTTGTTCGATAAGCAATCCAAAGAATATAAAGATTCCATTATTCTCCCGGATGTGAAAGCGCGCTTGGCGGTTGAAATGGCGCATCCGTTCGGTTGGGACCGTTTTGTAGGCGACGGGGGCAGTGTCTTGGGGATCGAGACGTTCGGCGCTTCGGCTCCGGGCGATCGTGTCATTAAGGAATACGGCTTTACGGTTGAGAATGTTGTAGCTAAAGTGAAGGAATTGCTGTAG
- the purU gene encoding formyltetrahydrofolate deformylase: MNRVNYPSAHKRNEDRKDRARMLISCPDRPGIVAAVSRFLHDHGANIVQSDQYTMDPEGGMFFIRIEFDLKDLECGLPSLEEDFMPIAEEFRMDWNIFRAAKKKRLAIFVSKEDHCLLELLWQWQAGDLDADIEMVVSNHPDMRELVESFGIAYHHIPVTADTKAEAERKQLEVVADQVDVIILARYMQIISPKFLEHYPNRIINIHHSFLPAFVGGKPYAQAYNRGVKIIGATAHYVTEELDGGPIIEQDVQRVSHRDNVDDLKRIGRHIERIVLARAVSWHVQDRILVHQNKTVVFN; this comes from the coding sequence ATGAACAGAGTAAATTATCCTTCAGCACATAAACGGAATGAAGATCGCAAAGACCGGGCGCGCATGTTGATCTCCTGCCCGGACCGACCGGGTATTGTGGCGGCGGTGTCGCGCTTTCTGCATGATCACGGCGCTAACATCGTCCAATCGGATCAATACACAATGGATCCGGAAGGCGGCATGTTCTTTATCCGTATCGAGTTTGATCTGAAGGACCTGGAATGCGGGCTTCCGAGCCTGGAAGAGGATTTCATGCCGATCGCGGAGGAATTCCGTATGGATTGGAATATCTTCCGAGCGGCGAAGAAGAAGCGTCTGGCCATCTTCGTCTCCAAGGAAGATCATTGCTTATTGGAGCTGCTGTGGCAGTGGCAGGCGGGGGATCTGGACGCCGATATCGAGATGGTTGTAAGCAACCATCCGGATATGCGGGAGCTGGTGGAGTCGTTCGGCATCGCGTATCACCATATTCCGGTTACTGCGGATACGAAGGCCGAGGCTGAGCGGAAACAGCTGGAAGTCGTGGCGGACCAAGTGGATGTTATTATTCTGGCCCGTTACATGCAGATCATTTCGCCAAAGTTTCTGGAGCATTATCCGAACCGGATTATTAATATCCATCATTCGTTCTTACCTGCCTTTGTCGGCGGGAAGCCGTATGCGCAGGCGTATAACCGCGGCGTGAAAATCATCGGCGCCACGGCGCATTATGTGACAGAGGAATTGGACGGCGGCCCGATTATCGAGCAAGACGTCCAGCGGGTCAGTCACCGCGATAACGTGGACGACCTGAAGCGAATCGGTCGTCACATTGAGCGGATCGTGTTGGCGCGCGCCGTTTCCTGGCATGTGCAAGACCGGATTCTCGTACATCAGAACAAGACGGTCGTGTTTAATTAA
- a CDS encoding deoxyribonuclease IV codes for MLKIGSHVSMGPKGLLSAANEAIAYGGSTFMIYTGAPQNTRRKKIEDLFIEEGRLLMEEHGINEIVVHAPYIINLGSYKENTYELAVNFLQEEIRRTAKIGVKNIVLHPGAYTDKDAEYGIARIAEGLTEVLRGTEECDVNIALETMAGKGTEIGRSFEELAAIIEKVPNNERITICMDTCHIHDAGYDIVNDLDGVLAEFDRIIGLDRLAVIHLNDSKNPRGAGKDRHAPVGAGMIGFEAMHAIVNHEKLQHLPMILETPWIGKEDKTQRPMYEAEIALLSGDVSERFGPEFLEDVDKLRKYFAGLDIDHRAYVTETWDMIKSDDKARKADPREPMERLYDMVLEGELFPEHSEEQINQRLTAWFTGKETMAAV; via the coding sequence ATGTTAAAAATCGGATCTCACGTATCCATGGGGCCAAAAGGGTTATTGTCCGCAGCGAACGAAGCGATTGCGTACGGAGGCAGCACGTTCATGATATATACCGGCGCGCCGCAAAACACGCGCCGTAAGAAAATAGAAGATCTGTTTATAGAAGAAGGACGCCTGCTGATGGAAGAGCACGGGATTAACGAAATTGTTGTCCATGCTCCTTATATTATTAACCTCGGTTCCTATAAAGAGAACACTTATGAGCTGGCGGTCAACTTTTTGCAAGAGGAAATTCGCCGTACGGCCAAGATCGGTGTCAAAAATATTGTCTTACACCCGGGCGCTTACACGGATAAAGACGCGGAATACGGCATCGCTCGAATAGCTGAAGGTTTGACCGAGGTTCTTCGCGGCACGGAAGAGTGCGATGTGAATATCGCGTTGGAAACGATGGCCGGCAAAGGGACGGAGATTGGACGCAGCTTTGAAGAACTGGCGGCGATTATTGAGAAGGTTCCTAATAATGAGCGGATTACAATCTGCATGGACACCTGTCACATCCATGATGCGGGGTACGATATCGTGAACGACCTGGACGGCGTGCTGGCTGAGTTCGACCGAATTATCGGGCTCGATCGTTTGGCTGTTATACATTTGAACGACAGCAAGAATCCGCGCGGAGCAGGGAAAGACCGTCATGCGCCTGTAGGGGCGGGCATGATTGGTTTTGAAGCGATGCATGCCATCGTTAACCACGAGAAACTGCAGCATCTGCCGATGATTCTGGAGACGCCTTGGATCGGCAAGGAAGATAAGACGCAGCGGCCGATGTACGAGGCTGAAATTGCCTTGCTTAGCGGGGATGTATCTGAGCGCTTTGGACCTGAGTTTCTGGAAGATGTGGACAAGCTTCGCAAGTATTTCGCGGGATTGGATATCGACCACCGCGCCTATGTTACGGAAACATGGGATATGATCAAATCAGACGACAAAGCTCGTAAAGCGGATCCGCGGGAACCGATGGAGCGCCTGTACGATATGGTGCTTGAAGGAGAATTGTTCCCGGAGCATTCGGAAGAACAGATTAACCAGCGGCTGACCGCGTGGTTCACAGGCAAGGAAACGATGGCGGCTGTATAA
- a CDS encoding DUF2621 domain-containing protein, producing MNEPNEGFMLFIMFWVCILVFFMSVGGYFMFRKFMKVLPKEDGKSKLDWQNHYVETSRHMWTDDAKQFLDTLVEPVPTAFRDIAKHSIAAQIGQVALDSGEPQVTRDHCIQGYIMATPKRDYKVLMKFLRQNQIDYKPYEHLLNK from the coding sequence ATGAACGAACCCAATGAAGGTTTTATGCTGTTTATTATGTTCTGGGTATGTATCCTGGTTTTCTTTATGTCCGTCGGCGGTTACTTTATGTTCCGCAAATTTATGAAAGTTCTTCCGAAGGAAGACGGCAAGTCGAAGCTTGATTGGCAAAATCATTATGTGGAAACCAGCAGGCATATGTGGACCGACGATGCCAAGCAGTTTCTGGATACGCTTGTTGAGCCTGTGCCTACCGCATTTCGGGATATCGCCAAGCACTCCATCGCGGCGCAAATCGGCCAAGTCGCTCTTGATAGCGGCGAGCCGCAAGTGACGCGCGATCATTGTATTCAAGGTTATATTATGGCAACGCCCAAGCGGGATTATAAAGTGCTCATGAAGTTTTTGCGCCAAAATCAGATCGATTACAAGCCGTATGAGCATTTGTTGAACAAATAA